In Thermomicrobiales bacterium, one genomic interval encodes:
- a CDS encoding excisionase family DNA-binding protein: MEGSSRDYQPVIDQALQVVYSHHHRLISQLYPSAFEPLSLDALRDGPLGRDLSKLARLARGEVKEQKDHVLTAIDSIVQLLFWPAAADDYTVPRSFWDSELGRMLALAKFRAFEANELVSIGNAAQQLNVTRPTIYRWMDDRTLSYVKDDMSGRTFVVRKDIENLKRVAAELGASD; the protein is encoded by the coding sequence GTGGAAGGCAGTTCCCGCGATTACCAACCGGTAATCGATCAAGCGTTGCAAGTGGTCTATAGCCATCATCACCGCTTGATTAGCCAGCTTTACCCAAGCGCCTTCGAGCCGCTTTCGCTCGACGCCCTGCGCGATGGCCCGCTTGGAAGAGATCTCAGCAAGCTCGCTCGCCTCGCTCGAGGTGAAGTCAAAGAGCAAAAGGACCACGTGCTGACAGCGATCGATTCGATCGTTCAGCTTCTCTTTTGGCCGGCGGCCGCGGACGACTACACGGTCCCGCGATCGTTCTGGGACTCCGAGCTTGGGCGCATGTTGGCGCTCGCGAAGTTCCGGGCCTTCGAGGCGAACGAACTCGTTTCGATCGGCAATGCAGCGCAACAGCTCAATGTCACCCGCCCCACCATCTATCGGTGGATGGATGACCGGACGCTCAGTTATGTCAAGGATGATATGAGCGGACGAACCTTCGTGGTGCGCAAGGATATCGAGAATCTGAAGCGGGTCGCGGCCGAGTTGGGCGCCTCCGACTAG
- the alr gene encoding alanine racemase — translation MRQPGAPRPGHRPTRLIVDLGAIETNARSIRREITAGARFMAVVKANAYGHGAVDSARAALRGGASDLGVATVAEASELRQAGIEAPILVLGSSDPTEAPIAAQLDVAIGVGDMVQAERLLASRSDSRQLHVHLKIDTGMRRFGVHPSEAVELAYRLASDSMIQLDGVYSHFAEADELTTVRMDEQLSEFQRVRAELEAAGFVPPMAHISNSAALLRNRSADLDMVRAGICLYGIAPSEHVKVLDGMKPALEWRATVQHIFEMTPGDRTGYGGTYVATGQERIGIVPIGYADGFPRALSNKGWVGFQGHRLPVRGRVSMDQCAVGIPDGVELSVGDEVTLIGDASSGAATANQLAAAIDTIGYEIVARISRRVPVEYIDS, via the coding sequence ATGCGCCAGCCTGGCGCGCCGCGCCCCGGACACCGACCAACCCGGCTGATCGTCGACCTGGGCGCCATCGAAACCAACGCGCGCAGTATTCGGCGTGAAATCACCGCTGGCGCACGGTTCATGGCGGTGGTCAAGGCGAACGCCTATGGGCACGGCGCGGTCGATTCGGCCCGCGCTGCTCTTCGGGGCGGCGCTTCCGATCTGGGAGTCGCGACGGTTGCCGAGGCATCAGAACTTCGCCAGGCCGGTATCGAGGCGCCCATCCTTGTTCTTGGTTCGTCAGACCCAACCGAAGCGCCGATTGCGGCGCAACTGGACGTCGCCATCGGAGTAGGGGACATGGTGCAAGCGGAGCGCTTGCTAGCGTCCCGCTCGGACTCCCGACAGCTGCACGTCCACCTCAAGATCGACACCGGTATGCGAAGGTTCGGCGTGCATCCTTCGGAAGCGGTCGAGCTGGCGTACCGGCTTGCGAGTGATTCGATGATCCAGTTGGATGGCGTCTATTCGCACTTTGCCGAAGCAGATGAGCTGACGACCGTCCGCATGGACGAGCAGCTCTCCGAGTTTCAGCGCGTCCGCGCAGAGCTCGAAGCAGCTGGTTTCGTCCCGCCGATGGCGCATATCAGCAATAGCGCGGCGCTTCTCCGCAATCGGTCAGCCGACCTGGATATGGTCCGCGCCGGGATTTGCCTGTATGGCATCGCTCCGTCTGAACATGTGAAGGTTCTCGATGGCATGAAACCGGCGCTCGAGTGGCGCGCTACGGTGCAACACATCTTCGAGATGACCCCGGGAGACCGAACCGGCTACGGCGGAACGTACGTTGCCACCGGACAAGAGCGGATCGGCATTGTTCCTATCGGCTACGCCGACGGCTTTCCGCGGGCGCTTTCGAACAAAGGTTGGGTCGGCTTTCAGGGACATCGGCTTCCCGTGCGTGGTCGCGTTTCCATGGACCAGTGCGCGGTGGGGATTCCTGACGGCGTCGAACTCTCGGTCGGCGACGAGGTCACCCTCATCGGAGATGCCTCGTCTGGCGCAGCAACAGCAAACCAGCTTGCGGCGGCGATCGACACGATTGGATACGAAATCGTCGCGCGTATCTCTCGCCGGGTACCAGTGGAGTACATCGACAGCTGA
- a CDS encoding NAD(P)H-hydrate dehydratase, translating to MTSSTTVEFIDRASALALLPRRDATAHKWGVGGLVIVGGARGYIGAPALAAMGAARSGAGIVSLAIPRSSVGATAALVPEAVFVPMPETDSAHGVQQAIALLEPHIAKSKALLIGPGLSRDAAATALLSGIFGENTSTATRSMGFGSIAREASGESRSTLLDGSIPAVVDADALHWLSEQESWWTKVAPGSLVLTPHVGELAALTIRHADVILADPASAAKDAAEAFGQVIVLKAGKAYISDGTVVRTVETAAPALATAGTGDVLAGSIAAFLAQGLEAVDAAALAVYAGTQAALRLTQELSSLGVVASDLPEAIARILAELEIESAGTS from the coding sequence ATGACATCGAGCACAACGGTCGAATTCATCGACCGCGCTTCCGCGCTGGCACTCCTGCCAAGACGCGACGCCACAGCGCACAAGTGGGGAGTGGGCGGCCTCGTCATCGTCGGCGGGGCTCGTGGGTATATCGGCGCTCCGGCGTTGGCGGCCATGGGCGCGGCTCGTTCAGGCGCAGGTATCGTCAGCCTCGCGATTCCCCGCTCCTCGGTGGGCGCCACCGCCGCGCTCGTACCAGAAGCGGTCTTCGTGCCGATGCCGGAAACCGACTCGGCCCACGGCGTCCAGCAAGCGATCGCGCTTCTCGAACCACACATCGCGAAATCGAAGGCGCTGCTCATCGGACCGGGTCTTTCCCGGGATGCCGCCGCTACTGCGTTGCTGTCCGGCATTTTCGGGGAGAACACGAGCACTGCGACGCGCTCCATGGGTTTTGGCTCGATAGCACGGGAGGCCTCCGGGGAATCCAGAAGCACGCTTCTCGATGGATCGATTCCTGCGGTGGTCGATGCGGATGCCCTGCACTGGCTGTCAGAGCAGGAGTCGTGGTGGACGAAGGTTGCGCCAGGGTCGCTCGTGCTGACACCGCACGTTGGTGAGCTTGCGGCCTTGACCATTCGCCATGCCGATGTGATCCTGGCAGATCCCGCCAGCGCGGCAAAGGACGCCGCTGAGGCATTCGGCCAGGTGATCGTGCTGAAAGCCGGTAAGGCGTACATCAGCGATGGGACAGTGGTTCGCACCGTCGAGACCGCCGCCCCAGCGCTCGCCACGGCTGGTACCGGCGACGTGCTCGCGGGCTCGATCGCGGCCTTTCTCGCGCAAGGTCTCGAAGCAGTCGACGCCGCGGCATTGGCCGTCTATGCTGGCACCCAAGCGGCGTTGCGCCTCACACAGGAACTCTCGTCACTTGGCGTGGTTGCCAGTGACCTGCCCGAGGCCATCGCCCGAATCCTTGCTGAGCTCGAGATAGAAAGCGCAGGAACATCGTGA
- the acpS gene encoding holo-ACP synthase encodes MIYIPEFDPDKSGAISVGIDIIEIARVQRVLDDFGERFLNRCFTEYERSRFRNRTEELAGRFAVKEATSKALGTGIRGIKWREMETQVNRRGKPVLVLHGDAKARAELLGLTDFSVSITHSRTDAMAIVVAIKGPIDS; translated from the coding sequence ATGATCTACATTCCCGAATTCGATCCAGACAAGTCGGGCGCCATTTCGGTCGGCATTGACATCATAGAAATTGCCCGTGTACAGCGGGTTCTCGACGATTTCGGCGAACGGTTCCTCAACCGATGTTTCACCGAATACGAGCGGTCACGCTTTCGCAACCGCACCGAAGAGCTCGCTGGGCGTTTTGCCGTCAAAGAAGCAACCTCCAAGGCGCTCGGTACTGGCATTCGCGGCATCAAATGGCGCGAAATGGAGACACAGGTGAATCGGCGCGGCAAGCCGGTCCTCGTCCTGCACGGGGACGCGAAAGCCCGCGCCGAACTCCTGGGACTCACAGATTTCAGCGTGTCGATCACGCATTCACGCACCGACGCGATGGCAATCGTTGTTGCAATCAAGGGACCAATCGACTCATGA
- the tgt gene encoding tRNA guanosine(34) transglycosylase Tgt, which produces MRIASPNGSSPVGFSYQLIATDPSTRARRGRIQTRNGSIETPVFMPVGTQATIKTLHPHEVARLGAQIVLANTYHLMLRPGPELIDLAGGLHPFMCWDRPILTDSGGFQIFSLAQQAKVSDDGVRFRSHIDGSLHMLTPERAVDIQAQLGSDIMMALDHLIGLPAKPRKMLDATLRTHRWLDRCIAALAESCRPRKGVLFGICQGGMDPDLRRLSAQYVAAADVSGIAIGGLSVGETKAEMAEMLDVVVPELPEGKPRYLMGVGSPEDLWNGVAQGVDMFDCVLPTRLARNGSVFTPDGRIDLHHRNHRESFVPIDDSCDCETCAMFDRAYLHHLFRAREILGLRLASVHNLRFLVRQMETMRIAIDQGAFESARSTFLDRYRVAGPRAESAA; this is translated from the coding sequence TTGCGAATCGCCTCACCCAACGGGTCGTCCCCGGTTGGTTTCTCGTATCAACTGATCGCGACTGATCCCAGCACGCGCGCGCGGCGTGGTCGAATTCAAACCCGCAACGGCTCGATCGAGACCCCGGTCTTCATGCCGGTTGGCACGCAGGCAACGATCAAGACACTGCACCCGCACGAGGTCGCTCGTCTCGGCGCCCAGATCGTGCTTGCCAACACCTATCACCTGATGCTTCGACCTGGACCCGAGCTCATCGATCTTGCAGGCGGGTTGCATCCGTTCATGTGCTGGGATCGGCCAATTCTCACCGACAGCGGCGGATTCCAGATCTTCTCTCTGGCGCAGCAAGCGAAAGTCTCTGACGACGGTGTGCGCTTTCGGTCGCATATCGACGGTTCATTGCACATGCTGACGCCTGAACGCGCCGTCGATATTCAGGCACAGCTCGGCTCGGACATCATGATGGCGCTCGACCACCTGATCGGGCTGCCGGCCAAGCCGCGCAAGATGCTCGACGCGACGTTGCGCACCCATCGCTGGCTCGATCGCTGTATCGCAGCACTCGCCGAGTCTTGCCGGCCACGCAAGGGCGTGCTCTTCGGCATCTGCCAGGGTGGGATGGATCCAGATCTTCGCCGGTTGAGCGCCCAGTATGTCGCAGCAGCCGACGTTTCCGGCATCGCGATCGGCGGATTGAGCGTTGGGGAAACCAAGGCCGAAATGGCCGAGATGCTGGATGTCGTCGTACCAGAGCTTCCGGAAGGAAAGCCACGCTATCTGATGGGCGTCGGCTCGCCTGAAGACCTTTGGAACGGAGTGGCGCAAGGCGTCGACATGTTCGATTGCGTCCTGCCGACCCGGTTGGCGCGCAACGGTTCGGTCTTCACACCCGACGGGCGCATCGATCTCCATCATCGGAACCATCGGGAATCGTTCGTGCCAATCGATGATTCCTGCGATTGCGAAACGTGCGCCATGTTCGACCGCGCCTACCTGCACCATCTTTTCCGCGCACGCGAGATCCTCGGCCTGCGGCTGGCATCTGTGCACAATCTGCGCTTCCTGGTCCGACAGATGGAAACGATGCGGATCGCGATCGATCAGGGCGCCTTCGAGTCGGCACGATCGACGTTCCTGGACAGATACCGCGTGGCCGGCCCGCGCGCCGAGAGCGCCGCATGA
- a CDS encoding CBS domain-containing protein — MSQDEVSVASIMRKKVPVVAPDDTVQTVASMMARSDVPGVLVVEDGDLLGIITESDIVTRKAEVDVPETVSFFGGYFQAGKFRLPWNRETHDDASDFDHEVRRVLATTARELMTSPVINIDKDATVLDLATIMIDHNVNPVPVVTGDNKIVGIVSRKDLVKLIASESDEEDAG; from the coding sequence GTGAGTCAGGATGAAGTCAGCGTTGCGTCGATCATGCGAAAAAAGGTGCCCGTCGTAGCGCCTGACGACACCGTGCAAACGGTCGCCTCCATGATGGCCCGGAGCGACGTTCCGGGTGTGCTGGTCGTCGAAGATGGCGATCTCCTCGGCATCATTACGGAGTCGGATATCGTCACCCGCAAGGCCGAAGTGGACGTTCCGGAAACCGTCTCATTCTTCGGCGGCTACTTCCAGGCTGGCAAGTTCAGGTTGCCATGGAACCGCGAAACGCACGATGACGCCAGCGACTTCGATCATGAGGTTCGGCGCGTGCTGGCAACGACTGCGCGCGAACTGATGACCTCGCCAGTCATCAATATCGACAAGGACGCCACGGTTCTCGATTTGGCGACCATCATGATCGACCACAACGTGAATCCGGTGCCTGTGGTCACCGGCGACAACAAGATCGTCGGCATCGTTTCCCGCAAGGATCTCGTCAAGCTGATCGCGTCCGAAAGCGATGAGGAAGACGCCGGCTAG